A DNA window from Brassica napus cultivar Da-Ae chromosome C1, Da-Ae, whole genome shotgun sequence contains the following coding sequences:
- the LOC106373534 gene encoding probable tRNA N6-adenosine threonylcarbamoyltransferase — protein sequence MDVSFSGILSYIKTTAEEKLKNNECTPADLCYSLQTFFAMLVETRAMAHRDKKDVLIVGGVGCNERLQDMMRTMCSERDGTLFATDDRYFIDNGAMIAYTGLLEFVNGIKTPLEDTTSTQRFRTDEVQAVWREKEELVRGDKNVAAAK from the exons ATGGATGTGTCATTCAGTGGGATATTGAGTTATATCAAAACTACTGCAGAGGAGAAGCTCAAGAACAACGAGTGCACACCTGCAGATTTGTGCTACTCCCTTCAA ACGTTCTTTGCGATGTTGGTTGAGACACGAGCGATGGCTCATCGCGACAAGAAAGACGTTTTGATAGTTGGTGGTGTCGGGTGTAACGAGCGGTTGCAGGACATGATGAGGACTATGTGCTCTGAACGTGACGGGACGCTTTTTGCAACGGATGATCGTTACTTTATTGATAATGGAGCGATGATTGCATACACGGGTCTTCTTGAGTTTGTAAACGGTATTAAAACGCCGTTAGAAGACACTACCTCTACGCAGCGGTTTCGCACGGACGAGGTTCAGGCGGTGTGGCGAGAGAAGGAAGAGTTGGTACGTGGAGATAAGAACGTTGCTGCTGCTAAGTGA
- the LOC106376543 gene encoding uncharacterized protein LOC106376543 isoform X2, with product MQGGGGDPFNFNCPSDGFGGSSGGPNNGPPSLMSSFGGDSFDGFGAPNNEHPSHMSNVLGGDSADSFGGSNNGPPSQMSNVLGGVSVDGFGGSFGGSNGDPPSLMSSFFGGRDPFDDPFFTEPFGGSMFHPSLFGPPTVDPFAGVLPPPLGFIENHHHQTPQPRLPGGPVIEEINVLDAEEEGEAYQEKSVILGKRGRSSSEVETEEAIAEERRITHMQNMNANAMVNSGQWQPQTQGYSFQSSTVTYGGNDGNYYTSSTNRRTGSDGLTLEESKEANTATREAAHRISRGFHNKGHTVERTRNSDGRIGTNQILHNLNEEEGMQRI from the exons ATGCAAGGAGGTGGTGGAGATCCTTTCAACTTTAATTGTCCTTCTGATGGCTTTGGAGGCTCTTCTGGTGGCCCGAACAATGGTCCCCCGAGTCTGATGTCTAGTTTTGGAGGAGACTCTTTTGATGGTTTTGGTGCCCCTAACAATGAACATCCGAGTCATATGTCCAATGTTTTAGGAGGAGACTCTGCTGATAGTTTTGGTGGATCTAACAACGGTCCACCGAGTCAGATGTCTAATGTTTTAGGAGGAGTCTCTGTTGATGGTTTTGGTGGCTCTTTTGGTGGATCTAATGGTGATCCTCCGAGTCTGATGTCTAGTTTTTTCGGAGGAAGAGATCCGTTTGATGACCCTTTCTTCACCGAGCCTTTTGGTGGTAGCATGTTTCATCCCAGCTTGTTTGGTCCTCCTACCGTGGACCCTTTTGCTGGAGTGCTTCCTCCTCCATTAGGGTTTATCGAGAATCATCATCACCAGACACCACAACCGAGACTACCAGGTGGACCAGTTATTGAAGAGATCAATGTTTTAGATGctgaggaagaaggagaagcatATCAAGAGAAGAGCGTAATCCTAGGGAAACGTGGCAGGTCAAGCAGTGAGGTGGAAACTGAAGAGGCTATAGCTGAAG AGAGAAGGATCACACACATGCAAAACATGAATGCAAATGCTATGGTGAACAGTGGACAATGGCAGCCACAGACTCAAGGTTATAGTTTCCAGAGCTCGACTGTTACTTACGGTGGTAATGACGGAAACTACTACACTTCGTCCACGAACAGAAGGACAGGAAGTGATGGG TTAACTCTGGAAGAAAGCAAAGAAGCTAATACTGCAACTCGCGAAGCAGCGCACAGGATTTCAAGAGGCTTCCATAACAAG GGCCACACGGTTGAGCGTACGCGCAACTCGGATGGTCGGATTGGTACAAACCAGATTTTGCACAATCTGAACGAAG AAGAAGGAATGCAACGGATTTAA
- the LOC106376543 gene encoding uncharacterized protein LOC106376543 isoform X1 yields MQGGGGDPFNFNCPSDGFGGSSGGPNNGPPSLMSSFGGDSFDGFGAPNNEHPSHMSNVLGGDSADSFGGSNNGPPSQMSNVLGGVSVDGFGGSFGGSNGDPPSLMSSFFGGRDPFDDPFFTEPFGGSMFHPSLFGPPTVDPFAGVLPPPLGFIENHHHQTPQPRLPGGPVIEEINVLDAEEEGEAYQEKSVILGKRGRSSSEVETEEAIAEERRITHMQNMNANAMVDNGQWQQQTQERRITHMQNMNANAMVNSGQWQPQTQGYSFQSSTVTYGGNDGNYYTSSTNRRTGSDGLTLEESKEANTATREAAHRISRGFHNKGHTVERTRNSDGRIGTNQILHNLNEEEGMQRI; encoded by the exons ATGCAAGGAGGTGGTGGAGATCCTTTCAACTTTAATTGTCCTTCTGATGGCTTTGGAGGCTCTTCTGGTGGCCCGAACAATGGTCCCCCGAGTCTGATGTCTAGTTTTGGAGGAGACTCTTTTGATGGTTTTGGTGCCCCTAACAATGAACATCCGAGTCATATGTCCAATGTTTTAGGAGGAGACTCTGCTGATAGTTTTGGTGGATCTAACAACGGTCCACCGAGTCAGATGTCTAATGTTTTAGGAGGAGTCTCTGTTGATGGTTTTGGTGGCTCTTTTGGTGGATCTAATGGTGATCCTCCGAGTCTGATGTCTAGTTTTTTCGGAGGAAGAGATCCGTTTGATGACCCTTTCTTCACCGAGCCTTTTGGTGGTAGCATGTTTCATCCCAGCTTGTTTGGTCCTCCTACCGTGGACCCTTTTGCTGGAGTGCTTCCTCCTCCATTAGGGTTTATCGAGAATCATCATCACCAGACACCACAACCGAGACTACCAGGTGGACCAGTTATTGAAGAGATCAATGTTTTAGATGctgaggaagaaggagaagcatATCAAGAGAAGAGCGTAATCCTAGGGAAACGTGGCAGGTCAAGCAGTGAGGTGGAAACTGAAGAGGCTATAGCTGAAG AGAGAAGGATCACACACATGCAAAACATGAATGCAAATGCTATGGTGGACAATGGACAATGGCAACAACAAACTCAAG AGAGAAGGATCACACACATGCAAAACATGAATGCAAATGCTATGGTGAACAGTGGACAATGGCAGCCACAGACTCAAGGTTATAGTTTCCAGAGCTCGACTGTTACTTACGGTGGTAATGACGGAAACTACTACACTTCGTCCACGAACAGAAGGACAGGAAGTGATGGG TTAACTCTGGAAGAAAGCAAAGAAGCTAATACTGCAACTCGCGAAGCAGCGCACAGGATTTCAAGAGGCTTCCATAACAAG GGCCACACGGTTGAGCGTACGCGCAACTCGGATGGTCGGATTGGTACAAACCAGATTTTGCACAATCTGAACGAAG AAGAAGGAATGCAACGGATTTAA
- the LOC106373535 gene encoding tRNA N6-adenosine threonylcarbamoyltransferase-like, producing the protein MAAADPTRDVAASDHKVLDMADGPGVPRTDAWDAKLHGMDVSFSGILSYIETTAEEKLKNNECTPADVCYSLQTLFAMLVEITERAMAHYDKKDVLIVGGVGCNERLQDMMRTMCSERDGRLFATDDRYCIDNGAMIAYTGLLEFVNGIETPLEDSTFTQRFRTDEVHAVWREKEDMVRGDKNVAAAKRLCVLNFYRL; encoded by the exons ATGGCCGCGGCCGATCCTACCCGAGATGTGGCCGCGTCCGACCATAAGGTTTTAGACATGGCCGATGGTCCTGGTGTACCAAGAACTGatgcttgggacgccaagcttcaTG GAATGGATGTGTCATTCAGTGGGATATTGAGTTATATCGAAACTACTGCAGAGGAGAAGCTCAAGAACAACGAGTGCACACCTGCAGATGTGTGCTACTCCCTTCAA ACGTTATTTGCGATGTTGGTTGAGATCACGGAACGAGCGATGGCTCATTACGACAAGAAAGACGTTTTGATAGTTGGTGGTGTCGGGTGTAACGAGCGTTTGCAGGACATGATGAGGACTATGTGTTCTGAACGTGACGGTAGGCTTTTTGCTACGGATGATCGTTACTGCATTGATAACGGAGCGATGATTGCGTACACGGGTCTTCTTGAGTTTGTTAACGGTATTGAAACGCCGTTAGAAGACTCTACCTTTACGCAGCGGTTTCGCACGGACGAGGTTCATGCGGTGTGGCGAGAGAAGGAAGATATGGTACGTGGAGATAAGAACGTTGCTGCTGCTAAGCGATTGTGTGTACTCAATTTTTATCGATTATGA
- the LOC106375128 gene encoding uncharacterized protein LOC106375128, protein MEGDGGDPFNVDSPFGGSGGPNTGPPSQMSNVFGGDSFDGFGAPNNEPPSEMSNVLGGDSFGGSNGDPFGGSFGGSNGDPFADPLFTHPFGGNMFQPSLFGPPTMDPFAGVRPPPLGFIENHHHQTPQPRLPGGPVIEEINVLDAEEEGEAYQEKRVILGKRGRSSSEVETEEAIAEERRITHMQNMNANAMVDNGQWQQQTQERRIRHRENMNEYAMVDNEQWQPQTQGYCFYGRILFCFYVT, encoded by the exons ATGGAGGGAGATGGCGGAGATCCTTTCAACGTTGATTCTCCTTTCGGTGGATCTGGTGGCCCGAACACTGGTCCCCCGAGTCAGATGTCTAATGTTTTTGGAGGAGACTCTTTTGATGGTTTTGGTGCCCCTAACAATGAACCTCCGAGTGAGATGTCTAATGTTTTAGGAGGAGACTCTTTTGGTGGATCTAATGGTGATCCATTTGGTGGCTCTTTTGGTGGATCTAATGGTGATCCGTTTGCTGACCCTTTGTTCACCCATCCTTTTGGTGGTAACATGTTTCAGCCCAGCCTGTTTGGTCCTCCTACCATGGACCCTTTTGCAGGAGTGCGTCCTCCTCCATTAGGGTTTATCGAGAATCATCATCACCAGACACCACAACCGAGACTACCAGGTGGACCAGTTATTGAAGAGATCAATGTTTTAGATGctgaggaagaaggagaagcatATCAAGAGAAGAGAGTAATCCTAGGGAAACGTGGCAGGTCAAGCAGTGAAGTGGAAACTGAAGAGGCTATAGCTGAAG AGAGAAGGATCACACACATGCAAAACATGAATGCAAATGCTATGGTGGACAATGGACAATGGCAACAACAAACTCAAG AGAGAAGGATCAGACACAGGGAAAACATGAATGAATATGCTATGGTGGACAATGAACAATGGCAGCCACAAACTCAAGGTTATTGTTTCTATGGGAggatattgttttgtttttatgtaaCTTGA